In Bacteroidales bacterium, the genomic window AGGGAAAGGCCCTGCCTTTGTCAGAACAAAGCTAAAGAGTCTGACCACGGGTAAAGTGGTTGAGAATACTTTTTCAGCAGGGGTCAAGGTTAATACTGCCCGGGTAGAGAGAAGGCCTTACCAGTATCTTTATACCGACGACCTGGGCATGAACTTCATGCACCTGGAGACCTTCGAGCAGATCTCTTTACAGGCTAATATGATTGAAAATGCTGATCTGATGAAAGAGGGTCAGGCTGTGGAGATTGTTGTTCATGCAGATACGGAAACACCCCTTACCGTTGATCTGCCTCCCTTTGTTGAACTTCAGGTAAGCTATACAGAACCAGGAGAAAAAGGGAATACAGCCTCCACCTCTGCCCAGAAACCGGCAGAACTGGAAACAGGTGCAAAGATCATGGTCCCTCTGTTTATTGATTCCGGGGAGATGATCAAAGTGGATACAAGGGATCGTTCTTACTCTGAACGCGTAAAAAAATAGCACAAAGTCGATCTCATGGGTAAATTTTCTGATAACCGGCTGAAACTATCCACATTCAAGCTAAATGCCCTGCTTGATATCACACTGGCCATTAACGACAATGTTTCGATCAGTGAACTTATACGCCGCTACGAGAAATTGCTCACAGACGATCTGGATATCGGAAAGGTAATTGTCCTGAAACTTTCGGATAAGTGGGAGTGTCTGCTAAACTCCGGTTTCGGGCGCAGATTTTTTGAACAGGTCCATATGGAAAGGGATCTCCTGCCCTTTGGTGAGATTTCATTTATTACCTCAGAACCTCAGCATTTCCCGGAGCTGGTAGATATTGTCATCCCTGTATCGCATAAGGATGAAGCTATCGCCTTTGTACTGATCGGAGATATTGAAGAGGAGGGCGAAGGGGTCAGCCCCATAATTAAGCACCTCCGGTTCATTCAGACACTCTCCAATATTATTGTGGTTGCCATTGAAAATAAGAGATTGTTCCAGGAAACCCTGAGGCAGGAAGCCCTGAAACGGGAAATGGAGCTGGCCAGCAAGATGCAGAACATGTTGATCCCGGCCAATGAAAAGCTCCCTTCCAATGAACATATCGATATGAAAGCCTTTTACCATCCTCATTTTGAGGTGGGTGGCGACTATTACGATGTGATCCAGCTAAGCAAGGATGAAGTTGGATTCTGTATTGCCGATGTATCCGGAAAAGGAATCTCAGCAGCCATCCTGATGTCCAATTTCCAGGCCAACCTGCGTGCACTTTTTACTGCCGAACAGGGGCTCACCGATACCCTCCACCGCTTGAATACCACCGTGATGAATAGTGCCAAAGGAGAAAAATTCATTACGCTGTTCATCGCCAGGTATCACTATAAAACCAGGGAACTAAAGTATGTGAATGCGGGGCACAATCCGCCCCTGCTCTACGAGCCGGGATCAGAAAGACTGACACCACTGGCCAGCGGTTGCGTGGGAATGGGCATGCTGGACGAACTTCCCTTTGTGAATGAAGCAGTAATCATCATGGAGGAACCTGCCAAACTTTTCTGCTACACAGATGGACTGGTGGAGGTTATCCAGGATGCTGGCATTGAGTTTGGAACCGATAATCTGGAAAAGGAGCTTAAAAACAGTAATCCGTTGGAAGAGAATATCCGGACCATCATTAAAAATCAGAAGATCCTGGAGGGTTCTGCTTCAATCTTTGACGATATCTCCATTATCGGAGCTCAGTTTCCAGGAAAACAGGGCTTTCGCTAAGCGCTCTCTTCTTCCTCATCCGGCTGTTCGCGGTGGTAGATGTCCATGGCCACCAACATCGCCGTAAATCCCCAGAACAAAACCGAGATTTTATCCGTATCCAGGAAATTATTTAACACCCCGTGCAGGTAATAAGATACCAGTCCTACCAGCACAGCCATCGAGAAAACCCTGATGGAGCGTTTTTTTGATCTGCCAATAACCCGTATACCCGTGTAGATACTTGTCCCGATCACCAGTAAGATGCTCAGCAATCCAAAAAGACCGGCCTCTGCCAGCGGCCCCAGGTACTCACTGTGAGCATTCCCCATGGTGCCAAAATCGGTACTGATGCGGGTTTTTTCATAAGACCGCTGATAGGGCCCATACTCGAACTGGTAGGTTCCCGGACCAAAACCGAAAAGTGGTTTGTCTCTCCACATCCTGAAGGCACAACTCCACCGGTTAAGTCTCTCCAGATTCGATTGATCGGTGGTGATATTTGAAATAGACCGGACATGTTCTGTGAGCTCACCGGAGGATTCTACCCGGTTCTGTTCCAGTTTTATAATCAATTCCGCACGAAGGGAGAAGAAGAGCCCCAGCAGGATAAGCATCCCCAGCAGAACAATTTCAAACCGGATCTTTAACTTAAGAATGGCCCAGAATCCAAACGATGCCAGGATACTCAGCCAGGTGGCTCTTGTATAGGAAACCACCGTTGCAAGAATAAACAGCAAAATCAATAAAGCCATCAGGACTCTCGTGTTGATATCTTCTCGCTTAATAAACAGGAAAAAAGCTGCCAGTACGGGAAGGATAAAGCCCAGAGTGGCACCGTACGAGGTGTGGTCCTTATAAAACGGACTGGCCATTGAATGAGCCATCACCTGATTATTCAGTCCGTATGGAATGTGGTTAATCAGGGTATAGATAATGACTCCGGTAAAAGCAATGATAAAGAGCCACACATAAGTATGCATGCGTTTCTCTTCCCGGAATAACTGGGTAGCCAGAATGTAGAATCCTGCAATAAACCATAGTCTTGAAACAAGCATCTTGAAAGAAACCAGTATATCGGTACTGGTGAGACAAGTGATAAATAACCAGCCCAGATGAAAATAGACGGCCAGAGTTACCGGGTGCCGGAGAACTTTCAGATCCATCCTGTCACCCATCAGATATTTTATCAGGTAAAGTAACAGCAGGCCGGCGAGCAAGGGCTCTGTTGGAAGATACATATCGATGGAGAGCCCCTCAACCAGCCTGCTCAAAGGGATGGAGACCGGGACAAAAAGCACGATAACCAGCAGGTACTTATCAAGGGCTACGATGGCCAGAGCCAGAAACAACAAAATAGCAGGCAGCAGGGGGATAAAAAATAACTCCAGAGCAAGCATGATGGTGTTCAGGGCTATGAAAGAGAGCAGGATCCCCCATAAAAGAGCCTGCGGATACCTGGACTGGATTCCGTTTATCATTTTTCTTCCTGAATGGCCACCCTGGCCCTGACATTATCGATTATAATGAGAACGATCAAAGCAAACAAGAGGGAAGCAAATGTCGATACCAGGACAATCAACGATTTATTGGGATATGCCTTCTTCTCCGAGGGATAGGCCTCTTCGACCACAAATTTGTGAGGAAGGTTCTGTTCAGCTTCAAGTCTGGCTTCCTTATATTTAAAATTCAGATCCGAAACCAGACTGGTTTCATAGCGAAGCATATTCATCATCGTGATATAAAGAGCACCGTTCTCCGAAATGGTCCTTACCAGGTTATTGGCCGGATCCCCGCTGGTCTTCACATTTTCAGAGACCCTGGCACTCAGCATATCCATGGAATCCTTTAACACGTCCAGGTTGCGTGCGGCCTCCAGATACTCCTTCTCTACCAGGCGGTAAGCCTCCCAGGTACGCTCCTTGATCATGCTGTTATATACTGTATCCACCAGATCTGAAATATCATTGGCAATATTTGCGGCAAACCCGGGATCTTTGTCCCTCACCGAAATCTCAACCGACATATATTCGGTGAGACGAAAATTAATATTGGATTTATACTTCTCGTATAAGCGGGTCAGAGGATATTTCTCACTGGCACTGATTTCATAATGCTCCATCAGATTATATTTCTGAATAATACGGGTGCGAATGGGTTCTGAATTTAATACCTGCAGGAGCTGTTCGGCCTGCTGCTCCTCCCCGAAACCGTGAACATTCTGCCGTCCGGAATAATTTTGCGAAAGCAGGTCCTTGGAAATGGAGGTGCCGGAAGCCGGAAACATAATAACCGAAGACTGGAACATGGGAGTGATAAGCAGCGAAACGACGACGGAAGCGATCGCGGCAATTATTCCAACCCCCATCAATATGAATTTTTTCTTCCAGATATAGATCAGTAAATCCACAGAGCTGAAATTATAAGCTGCTTGCCTGGCTTTTTCCATATCAATGCACGTTATTGTTCTTTAACCCGTATGAGATAGTAATTCTTTTTCCCTTTCTGAACCAGTAAATACTTCTTATTGATAAAATCTTCGCTGGTAATAAGCTGGTGCGGTCCGGATAACTTCTGCTTATTAATACTGACCCCACCTCCCAGCACCATTCTCCTGGCTTCTCCCTTGGAGCTGAAAACTTCTGTTTCCACAGCCAGCAGATCCAGTACATCTCTTTGCTTATCTGCCGAATTTACCTCAAACTGAGGCACTCCTTCAAAAACAGAAAGAAACACATCCTCTCTGATCTTCTTCAGTGACTCGGTGGTCCCTTTCCCAAATAAAATGTCAGAGGCCTCCACTGCCATCTCATACTCTTCGCGGGAATGAACCATAACCGTAATTTCTTCTGCCAGCCTTTTCTGCATCACCCTGATATGAGGGGCCTCCGCATGCTCAGTGATAAGTGTTTCTATCTCCTCCCGCTTCAGCATGGTGAAGATCTTCAGATATTTTTCGGCATCCTCATCCGAAACGTTGAGCCAGAACTGATAAAATTTATAAGGCGTAGTGCGCCCGGGATCGAGCCAGACATTCCCATCTTCTGTCTTGCCGAACTTTCCTCCGTCAGCTTTGGTTATCAAGGGCCATGTAAGGGCAAAAGCCTCCCCTTTTTCTATGCGCCTGATAAGCTCGGTACCCGTAACAATATTACCCCACTGGTCGGAACCTCCCATTTGAAGTTTGCATTGAAAATCCCTGTACAGGACCTGGAAATCGTAGCCCTGTACCAGCTGGTAAGTAAATTCTGTAAAGGACATTCCCGATTTGCTGTCCGATCCAAGCCTCTTCTTTACCGAATCCTTTGCCATCATGTAATTTACGGTAATATGCTTCCCGATATCCCGGATGAATCCCAGGAAGGTGAACTCTTTCATCCAGTC contains:
- the efp gene encoding elongation factor P, coding for MATTADFRNGLCLEFNNDLYTIVQFQHVKPGKGPAFVRTKLKSLTTGKVVENTFSAGVKVNTARVERRPYQYLYTDDLGMNFMHLETFEQISLQANMIENADLMKEGQAVEIVVHADTETPLTVDLPPFVELQVSYTEPGEKGNTASTSAQKPAELETGAKIMVPLFIDSGEMIKVDTRDRSYSERVKK
- a CDS encoding SpoIIE family protein phosphatase; the protein is MGKFSDNRLKLSTFKLNALLDITLAINDNVSISELIRRYEKLLTDDLDIGKVIVLKLSDKWECLLNSGFGRRFFEQVHMERDLLPFGEISFITSEPQHFPELVDIVIPVSHKDEAIAFVLIGDIEEEGEGVSPIIKHLRFIQTLSNIIVVAIENKRLFQETLRQEALKREMELASKMQNMLIPANEKLPSNEHIDMKAFYHPHFEVGGDYYDVIQLSKDEVGFCIADVSGKGISAAILMSNFQANLRALFTAEQGLTDTLHRLNTTVMNSAKGEKFITLFIARYHYKTRELKYVNAGHNPPLLYEPGSERLTPLASGCVGMGMLDELPFVNEAVIIMEEPAKLFCYTDGLVEVIQDAGIEFGTDNLEKELKNSNPLEENIRTIIKNQKILEGSASIFDDISIIGAQFPGKQGFR
- a CDS encoding O-antigen ligase family protein; its protein translation is MINGIQSRYPQALLWGILLSFIALNTIMLALELFFIPLLPAILLFLALAIVALDKYLLVIVLFVPVSIPLSRLVEGLSIDMYLPTEPLLAGLLLLYLIKYLMGDRMDLKVLRHPVTLAVYFHLGWLFITCLTSTDILVSFKMLVSRLWFIAGFYILATQLFREEKRMHTYVWLFIIAFTGVIIYTLINHIPYGLNNQVMAHSMASPFYKDHTSYGATLGFILPVLAAFFLFIKREDINTRVLMALLILLFILATVVSYTRATWLSILASFGFWAILKLKIRFEIVLLGMLILLGLFFSLRAELIIKLEQNRVESSGELTEHVRSISNITTDQSNLERLNRWSCAFRMWRDKPLFGFGPGTYQFEYGPYQRSYEKTRISTDFGTMGNAHSEYLGPLAEAGLFGLLSILLVIGTSIYTGIRVIGRSKKRSIRVFSMAVLVGLVSYYLHGVLNNFLDTDKISVLFWGFTAMLVAMDIYHREQPDEEEESA
- a CDS encoding Wzz/FepE/Etk N-terminal domain-containing protein, which produces MEKARQAAYNFSSVDLLIYIWKKKFILMGVGIIAAIASVVVSLLITPMFQSSVIMFPASGTSISKDLLSQNYSGRQNVHGFGEEQQAEQLLQVLNSEPIRTRIIQKYNLMEHYEISASEKYPLTRLYEKYKSNINFRLTEYMSVEISVRDKDPGFAANIANDISDLVDTVYNSMIKERTWEAYRLVEKEYLEAARNLDVLKDSMDMLSARVSENVKTSGDPANNLVRTISENGALYITMMNMLRYETSLVSDLNFKYKEARLEAEQNLPHKFVVEEAYPSEKKAYPNKSLIVLVSTFASLLFALIVLIIIDNVRARVAIQEEK
- the tyrS gene encoding tyrosine--tRNA ligase; the protein is MDKNLVEELKWRGMIHDIMPGTEELLGREQVTAYVGIDPTADSLHIGHMVGVMMLKRLQHAGHRPIALVGGATGMIGDPSGKSQERNLLDESTLRINQEALKKQIARFLDFETEGANRALMVNNYDWMKEFTFLGFIRDIGKHITVNYMMAKDSVKKRLGSDSKSGMSFTEFTYQLVQGYDFQVLYRDFQCKLQMGGSDQWGNIVTGTELIRRIEKGEAFALTWPLITKADGGKFGKTEDGNVWLDPGRTTPYKFYQFWLNVSDEDAEKYLKIFTMLKREEIETLITEHAEAPHIRVMQKRLAEEITVMVHSREEYEMAVEASDILFGKGTTESLKKIREDVFLSVFEGVPQFEVNSADKQRDVLDLLAVETEVFSSKGEARRMVLGGGVSINKQKLSGPHQLITSEDFINKKYLLVQKGKKNYYLIRVKEQ